Genomic window (Enterobacteriaceae bacterium 4M9):
TTATGGTGCTGGGCGGGGGATATTTCCCAGGGCTTACTACCCGCAGTGCCATTCTGCTGGTGCCGGACCGCATTGTGCCACCGCTGGTCGCCTCGATTGTTGACGGTCACCAGGTCGGGATATTACTGCCTGCACTGCAGGAACTGACCGCGCAGCAACAAAAGTGGCAGGGACTGGAGATGCCGCCGATTTATGGCCCTGAAGCCTCTTTGAGTGACGATGCTGCGCTGGTGCACGCAGGCGGCGAGCTAAAAACCCGGGGGGCAGACGTGCTGGTGCTTGATTGTCTGGGCTTCCAGCAGCGCCACCGCGATCTGCTGCAAAAGTCGCTTGAGATCCCGGTGCTGCTTTCCCACACGCTGGTGGCGCGACTGGCGTCTGAATTACTGCTCTGAATGCTAAAGAATTCGCGTGACAGCGCGCGCGCGTGGCTACTATATTGGCTGTCTAACCTGTTGTTAACACAGAGGCCGCCATGCTTGAAAGCAATGACTATTTTTCAGGGAAAGTGAAATCAATTGGTTTTACCAGCAGCAGCACCGGGCGCGCCAGCGTTGGGGTGATGGCTG
Coding sequences:
- a CDS encoding AroM family protein, producing MNTSLAILSVGAVPVDEIMPLLTEDIPEQQITHLSLLGRLSADEVTEDYGASAHEKTLQVQPGDGPLMILSHQKVEQALQAVIEVLDAQGYDVIMVLGGGYFPGLTTRSAILLVPDRIVPPLVASIVDGHQVGILLPALQELTAQQQKWQGLEMPPIYGPEASLSDDAALVHAGGELKTRGADVLVLDCLGFQQRHRDLLQKSLEIPVLLSHTLVARLASELLL